A region of uncultured Anaeromusa sp. DNA encodes the following proteins:
- a CDS encoding aminotransferase class I/II-fold pyridoxal phosphate-dependent enzyme has product MFHPVCSERLNGLSSAVFSEIDALRRAEEAKGRDIITLSIGSPDLAPAPHIVEALCNAAKQGHQYRYALSRGKSELLEAMSQWYQDKFDVTLCAETEVHTLMGSQDGLAHIALCLLNPGDVVLVPDPGYPIFSAGPLVAGAELYHMPLRKENEFLPDLEAIPADIRKRAKLMILNYPNNPLAAVANEEFFRKVVAFAQKHEIIVCHDFAYSELVFDGYRPPSFLATPGAKEIGIEFHSLSKTYNMAGCRVGFALGNADVISYLGRLKSNFDYGIFLPVQEAAIAALRGPQQAVLDTAAIYQRRRDLLIDGLAACGWQIPKPKGTMFIWAPVPTKETSMEFTLSWLREAGVAVVPGSAFGPQGEGYVRIALVEEEASLQKAVDRTVHWLKKS; this is encoded by the coding sequence TTGTTTCACCCAGTTTGCTCTGAACGGTTGAATGGACTTTCATCCGCTGTTTTTTCAGAAATTGATGCCTTGCGACGAGCTGAAGAAGCCAAAGGCCGTGATATCATTACGTTGAGCATTGGCAGCCCCGACTTAGCTCCGGCGCCGCATATTGTTGAAGCTCTTTGCAACGCCGCCAAACAGGGCCACCAATACCGCTACGCCCTTTCACGCGGGAAAAGCGAACTGCTGGAGGCTATGTCGCAGTGGTATCAAGATAAGTTCGACGTTACTCTTTGCGCGGAAACGGAAGTACATACGCTGATGGGTTCCCAGGACGGTCTGGCTCATATTGCTCTTTGCCTTCTAAACCCGGGCGATGTAGTACTGGTTCCTGATCCTGGTTATCCGATTTTCAGCGCAGGACCTTTGGTAGCCGGCGCCGAATTGTATCATATGCCCTTGCGCAAAGAAAATGAATTTTTACCTGACTTAGAAGCGATTCCCGCAGACATTCGTAAACGTGCCAAACTGATGATTTTAAACTATCCCAATAATCCTTTAGCAGCCGTAGCGAACGAAGAATTTTTCCGCAAGGTAGTAGCTTTTGCCCAGAAACATGAAATCATCGTCTGCCATGACTTCGCGTACAGTGAGTTAGTCTTTGACGGCTATCGACCGCCGAGTTTTCTGGCAACACCAGGAGCCAAGGAAATAGGCATTGAGTTTCACTCGCTTTCCAAGACGTACAACATGGCTGGCTGTCGGGTAGGGTTCGCTTTGGGTAACGCAGACGTCATTTCCTATTTAGGACGCCTAAAATCCAATTTTGACTATGGTATTTTTCTTCCCGTCCAGGAAGCCGCCATCGCCGCTCTGCGCGGCCCACAGCAGGCCGTACTGGACACAGCTGCCATCTACCAACGTCGACGGGATCTTTTAATTGATGGCTTAGCCGCCTGCGGTTGGCAGATTCCCAAGCCTAAAGGTACCATGTTTATTTGGGCGCCAGTGCCAACCAAGGAAACCTCCATGGAATTTACATTATCCTGGTTACGTGAAGCCGGGGTAGCCGTAGTGCCGGGAAGTGCTTTCGGACCGCAAGGCGAGGGCTATGTACGCATCGCCTTGGTAGAAGAAGAGGCAAGTTTACAAAAAGCAGTTGATCGTACCGTGCACTGGTTGAAAAAAAGCTAA
- a CDS encoding amidohydrolase, with the protein MTERILIRNVEYWSPDGTIATGDLSIAEGKFVHVGTVPDSWTADRIIEGKDLLAMPGFVNTHTHAAMSLFRSYADDMQLMDWLQEKIWPAEARLEADDVYWGTQLAIAEMLRTGTTTFADMYFFMPDAARAVAESGIRASLARGMAGVAPNAETALMESASFFREFHGAADGRITVMLGPHAPYTCPPAYLERVVSMAHCLKANIHIHLAETIGEVEDCKKDHGATPMALMERLGLLECGVLAAHCVHLSPEDIELMVRRNVRVAHNPGSNLKLASGIAPVPAMMKAGLCVALGTDGAASNNNLDMLEEVRLAATLHKANTGDPLAVSASEALQMATSAGALALGLEQQIGQIAPGKKADLTLWNMNGLHWQPRYDRISLLAYAANALDVHTVLVDGKVLLDQGELTTIDIERLRHEIATRSQRLTARN; encoded by the coding sequence ATGACTGAACGCATCTTGATTCGCAATGTTGAATATTGGAGTCCGGATGGAACGATAGCCACCGGCGATCTGTCCATTGCGGAAGGAAAATTTGTTCATGTAGGTACAGTACCTGACTCCTGGACAGCCGATCGCATTATTGAAGGCAAAGATCTTCTAGCCATGCCTGGCTTCGTCAATACACATACCCATGCGGCAATGAGTCTGTTTCGCAGCTATGCTGATGATATGCAGCTTATGGACTGGCTACAAGAGAAAATTTGGCCGGCAGAGGCTCGTTTAGAAGCAGATGATGTCTATTGGGGCACGCAGCTGGCTATTGCGGAAATGCTGCGCACCGGCACCACCACCTTTGCAGATATGTACTTTTTCATGCCGGATGCAGCGCGCGCTGTTGCCGAAAGCGGTATTCGCGCTAGTCTGGCCCGCGGCATGGCCGGCGTGGCGCCGAATGCGGAAACTGCGCTGATGGAAAGCGCCTCCTTCTTTCGAGAATTTCACGGCGCTGCTGATGGTAGGATCACTGTTATGCTTGGACCGCATGCGCCTTATACCTGCCCGCCTGCCTATTTGGAACGCGTAGTTTCCATGGCTCATTGCCTAAAAGCCAACATTCACATTCATCTGGCGGAAACAATAGGTGAAGTGGAGGATTGCAAAAAAGACCATGGCGCTACGCCCATGGCTTTGATGGAACGCCTTGGCCTGTTGGAATGCGGCGTCTTGGCAGCTCACTGCGTACATCTTTCACCAGAGGATATCGAACTGATGGTACGTCGCAACGTTCGTGTAGCTCATAATCCTGGCAGCAACCTGAAGCTAGCCAGCGGTATTGCGCCGGTACCGGCTATGATGAAAGCGGGTTTGTGCGTAGCCCTTGGCACTGACGGAGCCGCCAGTAACAATAATTTGGATATGTTGGAAGAAGTCCGTTTGGCGGCAACCCTGCATAAGGCTAATACCGGCGATCCATTAGCAGTTTCCGCAAGTGAAGCCTTGCAGATGGCTACCAGCGCGGGTGCGCTTGCTCTGGGATTGGAGCAGCAAATCGGTCAAATTGCTCCCGGTAAAAAAGCGGATTTGACTCTTTGGAACATGAATGGCTTGCACTGGCAGCCTCGATATGATCGTATTTCACTTTTAGCGTATGCTGCTAATGCCCTTGATGTACACACGGTCTTAGTCGATGGTAAAGTACTGCTGGACCAGGGAGAATTAACAACAATCGATATCGAACGACTGCGTCATGAAATCGCTACACGCAGCCAGCGCCTTACTGCTCGCAACTAA
- a CDS encoding class II aldolase/adducin family protein produces the protein MFEASCQQLVLAGQTLLAKGLVAGTWGNLSLRVAENQVAVTPSGRDYDTMTSKDIVVVDLSGKTVHQASDRNASSETPLHLAIYRQRPDIMAIVHTHSVHASACAVAHKPIPPVIEDVVQLAGGEIPLAPYALPGTQELAAQAAATLGSKQAVLLANHGVVCCGTTLAEAMTAAELVEKAAQIYLYANLLGGAKALSDEDVSIMHEFYVSHYRKRRGDIRND, from the coding sequence ATGTTTGAAGCTTCTTGCCAACAACTGGTGTTGGCTGGACAGACTCTTTTGGCCAAAGGACTTGTCGCCGGTACCTGGGGTAATCTCAGCCTGCGCGTCGCTGAAAACCAAGTGGCTGTTACGCCTTCTGGTCGAGATTATGATACAATGACCAGCAAAGATATTGTCGTCGTCGATCTAAGCGGCAAAACAGTTCACCAAGCGTCTGACCGCAACGCCTCTTCAGAGACGCCGCTTCATTTGGCCATCTATCGGCAACGACCGGATATCATGGCTATTGTTCATACCCACAGTGTTCACGCTAGTGCTTGCGCCGTAGCTCATAAGCCCATTCCTCCGGTGATTGAAGACGTAGTGCAATTAGCGGGCGGTGAAATTCCTTTAGCACCATATGCTCTGCCTGGAACCCAAGAACTGGCGGCGCAAGCTGCCGCCACTCTTGGCTCCAAGCAGGCCGTATTATTGGCTAATCATGGAGTGGTTTGCTGCGGTACCACTTTGGCGGAAGCCATGACAGCAGCAGAATTAGTGGAAAAAGCGGCACAAATTTATCTTTATGCCAATCTTTTAGGAGGAGCCAAGGCCTTAAGCGACGAAGATGTAAGCATTATGCATGAATTTTACGTTTCGCATTATCGCAAACGGAGAGGGGATATACGGAATGACTGA
- a CDS encoding adenosylhomocysteinase → MTTSMIRDSKLAPGGHDKINWVKNFMPVLSLLDKDLSKEQPLKGKRIVITMHLEAKTAYLALVLKNAGAEVAITGSNPLSTQDDVAAALSEQGVSVFAWHGCTDKEYETFLNRALDTKPDIIVDDGGDLVSLLHGERSDLAANILGGAEETTTGVHRLRALAEEGRLKFPMVAANDAYCKYLFDNRYGTGQSTWDGIMRTTNLTVTGKTVVVAGYGWCGKGVSMRAKGLGANVIVTEIDPIKAIEAVFDGFQVMPMEEAAKQGDIFVTVTGCKDVIRKEHIEVMKTGAILSNAGHFDVEINKGDLDALSVQKRTARHNIEEYLMADGRRIYLLAEGRLVNLASGDGHPAEIMDLSFAVQAMAVLHILNHHQEMDNSVHTVSDDLNKEIASYKLKAMGFGIDALSAEQEAYLKQA, encoded by the coding sequence ATGACAACTTCCATGATTCGCGACAGCAAACTAGCCCCCGGAGGCCATGACAAAATCAATTGGGTAAAGAACTTCATGCCTGTACTCAGCCTTTTGGATAAAGATTTGAGCAAAGAACAGCCGCTCAAAGGCAAACGAATCGTTATCACCATGCACTTGGAAGCTAAAACAGCTTACTTGGCTTTAGTTCTTAAAAATGCCGGCGCCGAAGTCGCCATTACCGGCAGCAACCCGCTTTCCACACAAGATGACGTGGCAGCGGCGCTGAGCGAGCAAGGCGTTTCCGTCTTCGCCTGGCATGGCTGCACCGATAAAGAATACGAAACCTTCTTGAATCGCGCGTTGGATACCAAACCGGACATCATTGTCGACGATGGCGGCGACTTGGTTTCCTTGCTGCACGGAGAGCGCAGCGATCTAGCCGCCAATATCCTCGGCGGTGCAGAAGAGACCACTACCGGCGTACATCGTTTGCGCGCCCTGGCGGAAGAGGGAAGATTGAAATTCCCGATGGTTGCCGCTAATGACGCTTACTGCAAATACCTTTTTGATAATCGTTACGGTACCGGTCAATCGACTTGGGACGGCATCATGCGTACTACCAACCTCACGGTGACTGGCAAGACCGTTGTTGTCGCTGGTTACGGCTGGTGCGGCAAAGGCGTTTCTATGCGCGCAAAAGGGCTGGGCGCCAATGTAATCGTTACCGAAATTGACCCCATCAAAGCTATTGAAGCTGTATTTGACGGTTTCCAGGTCATGCCTATGGAGGAAGCCGCCAAACAGGGTGATATTTTCGTAACCGTCACCGGCTGCAAGGATGTTATCCGCAAAGAGCATATTGAAGTTATGAAAACCGGCGCTATTCTTTCTAATGCCGGCCATTTCGATGTGGAAATCAACAAAGGCGATCTAGATGCTTTATCTGTACAAAAGCGGACAGCCCGCCATAATATTGAAGAATACTTGATGGCCGATGGCCGCCGCATCTATCTGTTAGCGGAGGGGCGTCTGGTAAACCTGGCTTCCGGTGATGGCCATCCGGCGGAAATTATGGATTTATCCTTCGCGGTTCAGGCCATGGCGGTTCTACACATCTTGAACCACCATCAAGAGATGGATAATTCCGTTCACACTGTTTCCGATGATCTAAATAAGGAAATTGCCAGCTATAAACTGAAGGCCATGGGCTTTGGCATTGACGCCCTTTCAGCAGAACAGGAAGCGTATTTAAAACAGGCTTAA
- the mtnA gene encoding S-methyl-5-thioribose-1-phosphate isomerase produces MKTMEWKDGCLWLLDQTALPLEERQRCCEDYQAVAEAICKLEVRGAPAIGAAAAYGLVLGAKSVEYAGDFAAQLQRIAAELNATRPTAVNLAWAIKRMLQTAQAHENQPTAVIVAALEEEANVIAREDVLINQRLSQFGSALFDSSNPIPVLTHCNAGSLATVAQGTALGVIREAYRLGGISGVYADETRPLLQGARLTAWELSKDKIPVTLITDNMAGYVMKLGRVKAVIVGADRIAANGDVANKIGTYSVAVLAKEHGLPFYVAAPFSTFDVALATGAGIPIEERQESEVTHFAGKATAPKGIAVFNPAFDVTPHEYVSAIITEYGVLRAPYDQAIAAMRQQAAQSAQ; encoded by the coding sequence ATGAAAACCATGGAATGGAAAGACGGCTGTCTTTGGCTTTTGGATCAAACAGCGCTGCCGCTGGAAGAGCGTCAGCGCTGTTGTGAAGATTATCAGGCTGTAGCCGAAGCCATCTGTAAATTGGAAGTACGTGGCGCCCCAGCGATTGGCGCAGCAGCCGCCTACGGGTTGGTGCTGGGTGCTAAAAGTGTTGAGTATGCTGGCGATTTTGCGGCACAATTACAGCGCATTGCCGCGGAGCTTAACGCCACAAGACCGACGGCTGTTAATTTAGCCTGGGCTATTAAGCGCATGCTGCAAACAGCCCAAGCCCATGAGAACCAGCCGACTGCCGTAATTGTTGCGGCATTGGAAGAGGAAGCGAATGTCATTGCCCGCGAAGATGTGCTGATTAACCAACGTTTGTCCCAGTTTGGATCTGCTTTATTTGATTCGTCCAATCCTATACCCGTTCTGACGCATTGCAACGCCGGCTCTCTGGCAACAGTGGCGCAGGGGACTGCCTTGGGTGTTATTCGTGAAGCCTACCGTCTGGGAGGCATCAGCGGCGTTTACGCCGACGAAACCAGACCTCTCCTGCAAGGAGCCCGTCTAACGGCCTGGGAGCTATCCAAAGACAAGATTCCCGTTACGCTGATTACTGATAACATGGCCGGCTATGTTATGAAATTAGGCCGTGTCAAAGCCGTTATTGTCGGAGCTGACCGCATTGCCGCTAACGGCGATGTAGCTAATAAAATAGGCACTTATAGCGTGGCAGTTTTAGCCAAGGAGCATGGGCTGCCTTTTTACGTGGCAGCGCCGTTTTCCACCTTCGATGTGGCATTGGCCACCGGAGCTGGTATTCCTATTGAAGAACGGCAAGAAAGCGAAGTTACTCATTTTGCGGGTAAAGCTACAGCTCCTAAAGGCATTGCTGTATTCAACCCCGCTTTTGACGTAACACCTCACGAATATGTTTCTGCTATCATTACCGAGTACGGCGTGCTGCGAGCGCCTTATGACCAAGCCATTGCCGCCATGCGCCAACAAGCGGCGCAGTCTGCACAATAA
- the mtnP gene encoding S-methyl-5'-thioadenosine phosphorylase, which translates to MTTPHRLAVIGGTGVYDPRMLSSLWEDTMSTPFGSVPYQVGRLEGQEVVFLSRHGAGHSIPPHLINYRANIYALKKLGVVAILATTAVGSLRMEYKPGDFVAVDQFLDFTKNRINTFFDGGRRGVVHVDVTQPYCPSLRAVLAESAKETGITLHSQGCYVCAEGPRFETPAEVRLFASFGGDVVGMTNIPEAVLAREAEMCYATVSMVTNYGAGISPQNLTHGEVVDIMKQNSAKLRLLLEKTLIRIKAEEDCFCRHALQEYGGFDMTKFE; encoded by the coding sequence ATGACCACACCGCATCGCCTGGCCGTCATCGGCGGCACAGGAGTGTATGATCCTCGTATGTTGAGTTCTCTGTGGGAAGATACCATGTCGACGCCGTTTGGCTCGGTTCCTTATCAAGTTGGGCGTTTGGAGGGACAAGAAGTTGTCTTTTTATCACGCCACGGTGCTGGGCACTCCATACCGCCGCATTTAATCAACTACCGGGCTAATATTTACGCTTTGAAAAAGCTGGGAGTAGTGGCTATTTTGGCCACTACAGCGGTCGGTTCGCTGCGCATGGAATACAAACCCGGTGATTTTGTCGCTGTAGACCAGTTCCTTGATTTTACGAAAAACCGCATCAATACCTTTTTTGACGGCGGTCGCCGCGGCGTAGTGCATGTAGACGTTACCCAGCCTTACTGCCCTTCGTTGCGCGCCGTTCTGGCTGAAAGCGCCAAGGAAACAGGTATAACCCTTCATTCCCAAGGTTGTTACGTCTGCGCCGAAGGACCGCGCTTTGAAACACCGGCGGAAGTCCGTCTTTTTGCCTCTTTTGGAGGCGACGTCGTGGGTATGACGAATATTCCGGAAGCCGTGCTGGCCCGTGAAGCAGAAATGTGCTATGCTACCGTTTCGATGGTAACAAATTACGGTGCAGGCATTTCGCCGCAAAATCTCACCCATGGTGAAGTCGTCGACATCATGAAGCAAAATAGCGCCAAACTGCGTTTGCTCTTAGAAAAAACGCTGATTCGCATTAAGGCGGAAGAAGACTGCTTTTGCCGCCACGCGCTGCAGGAATACGGCGGCTTTGACATGACGAAATTTGAGTAG